GTCGCCCGGCTCCGGGTCGCGGGCGCCTATGAGCGAACCGACGACAGTCCAGTCGCTGAAGTGATACACCGCCTTGTTGACGATGAGCCGGTCCTGATCCTGGAGGGTAGGCTCCATGCTCTTTCCCTCGACCCGCGCTACCTGGAAGCCGAACGTGACGATGAGCGTGGCGTAGACCGCGGCGGATGCGAGCGTCTTGAACCAGGCGGCCAGCTCGACGCCCGCGCGACGAAGGAACTGCGCCCTCCGCGAGGGTCCCGGTGAGGGTTCGGCAGCAGGACGTTCCGACCGGAATATCTCTTCGAGCGAGTCGCCCGGCGTTATAGGCTGAGATACTGTCGCAGCCGTTTCGTCTGCGCCCGGCTTACCGGGATCTCCGTCTGCTCCGAGTCCTTCATCTTGAGAATGTACGTACGGCTGAACCACGGCACGATCTCCTTGATCTTGTGGATGTTCACCACGTGCGCTCGATGTACCCGCCAGAACATCTCCGGGTCGAGGCGCGAATGGAGTTCATCCAGGGTCCGGCAACTGGCCGCTCCCTGCAGACGGCCGGTGCTTACTTTCACAACGTCGCCTGTCAACGAGGCGAAGACAATGTCCTCGGGTTGCATCAGCACGAATCGATCACTGACACGGATGGCAATCGGTTCGCGATGGGACCGGCGGTCCGCTACCAGATGGGCGATCCTCTCCAGCGTCGCTGCCTCCAGGGGATAGGCGTCGCCCGCCTCGTCGTTTCCGGTGCGGTGCTGCGTCTCGACCAGGTCGCGAACGCGCGCGATGGTCTGGGCGAGTCGCGCCGGCGCGACGGGCTTCAGGAGGTAATCGACGGCGTTCACCTCGAATGCCTCGATGGCATGCTGGTCATAGGCGGTTACGAATACGACGGACGGCGCTTCCGGGCGCTCGACCAGTTCGCGCGCCACCTCGAAGCCGGAGCGACCTGGCATCTGCACGTCGAGCAGCACCAGGTCGGGGTGGAGCGCATCGATCAACTCCAGGGCCTGGGGCCCGTCACCTGCCTGACCCGCTACCTCGACGTCCTCGAGTTGCTTGAGCTGGAAGCAGAGTTCGTTCCGGGCCGGCTCTTCGTCGTCCACGACCAGCGCGCGAATGCTCATTGGTAAACGTTCCGTCTATCTTAGCCGGTTCCGACTCCGGGAGGCCGTGGTTAGCCCCTGCGTAACACCGAGAGCGGCGAAGGCTGCTTTCAGGAGTCCGTTTCAGGCCGTCACCTCCCTCGGAACCTCCAGTTCCGGAATCTCCATGCGCGCGCAAGTTCCTTCCCCAGGGGTGCTCTCCAATTGCAGATGGTAATTCTCGCCGTAAATGGTCCTGAGCCGCTCATCAACATTGCGAAGGCCGATCCCGTCGCTGCGCCCCAGTACCTCCGTATTGACCATTCCGGCGCCGTTGTCCACTACCTCGAGAATCACATGGCCATTCCTTCTCATGCTTCGAATGGCAATCCGGCCGCCCCCGACCTTTCTTTCGATACCGTGCTTGATGGCGTTCTCGACGAGGGGCTGCAGCACCATGGCCGGCACCACGATGTCCAGGGTATCGGGGCCGATCACTTTCTCGATGGCGAGGGTCGGTCCGAAACGGACCGCCTCGATGTCGAGGTACTCGTCGACGGAGGCGAGTTCTTCCCGGAGCGTGACGTAGTGTTCGCCGGTTCGCAGCAACCGGCGGAGCATGGCGGACAACTTGAGGATGAGCATCCGCGCGGTTTCGGGCTGCGACCGGATCAGCGAGGAGATCGAGGTGAGGGTATTGAACAGGAAATGTGGATTGATCTGACGCGTCAGGGTTTCGACCCGCTCCGCCATCAGCAGTTTTTCCTGCTCCTGCAGCCGGTGCTCGATCCGTGCGCTGTTCCAGATCTTTATTGGGATCGC
Above is a window of Acidobacteriota bacterium DNA encoding:
- the lepB gene encoding signal peptidase I gives rise to the protein MVQPYVHSQDEGLGADGDPGKPGADETAATVSQPITPGDSLEEIFRSERPAAEPSPGPSRRAQFLRRAGVELAAWFKTLASAAVYATLIVTFGFQVARVEGKSMEPTLQDQDRLIVNKAVYHFSDWTVVGSLIGARDPEPGDIVMLKYRHEPEKNFVKRIVAGPGDTVRIDGGQVYVNEVLQPDAEIPPSFRSHEDRGPEVVQEAFYYVMGDHRNNSSDSRHWGQVPKDYIIGKVQLRWWPLDDMTLF
- a CDS encoding response regulator transcription factor → MSIRALVVDDEEPARNELCFQLKQLEDVEVAGQAGDGPQALELIDALHPDLVLLDVQMPGRSGFEVARELVERPEAPSVVFVTAYDQHAIEAFEVNAVDYLLKPVAPARLAQTIARVRDLVETQHRTGNDEAGDAYPLEAATLERIAHLVADRRSHREPIAIRVSDRFVLMQPEDIVFASLTGDVVKVSTGRLQGAASCRTLDELHSRLDPEMFWRVHRAHVVNIHKIKEIVPWFSRTYILKMKDSEQTEIPVSRAQTKRLRQYLSL